Proteins co-encoded in one Thermodesulfobacteriota bacterium genomic window:
- a CDS encoding energy-coupling factor ABC transporter ATP-binding protein → MPRGERLIQVDCITHVYPDRTKVQICGLDFVVNRGERVAILGSNGCGKTTLLKHLLGILVPREGSVRVLGIDPAKEFFRIRERIGVVMQDVDEQILGPTVYDDILFSPLNYGMKRKEAERLAEKVIDLLNLGPIQGKIVHYLSGGEKKKVALAGALVLEPELLILDEPFTGLDPLSRRELIGLLNDLNRSKGITFIMTLHEVDLVPEVADILYLMHGHGDLGERGTPEEIFGKVEDLESFNLEVPTLTKLFKGLKREGLDFGEPLKIEEAISAIKRHWEGLRK, encoded by the coding sequence ATGCCCCGAGGGGAACGATTGATTCAGGTCGATTGTATCACCCATGTCTATCCGGACCGGACCAAAGTCCAGATCTGCGGTCTCGACTTCGTCGTCAATCGGGGGGAGCGGGTGGCGATCCTCGGATCGAACGGCTGTGGAAAGACGACCCTCCTTAAGCATCTCTTAGGCATCCTGGTCCCGAGGGAAGGGAGCGTGAGAGTTTTAGGGATCGACCCGGCAAAGGAATTTTTCAGGATTCGGGAGAGGATCGGGGTGGTGATGCAAGACGTGGATGAACAGATCCTCGGACCCACGGTCTATGACGATATCCTCTTTTCCCCCCTCAATTATGGGATGAAACGAAAAGAGGCCGAGAGGCTTGCGGAAAAGGTCATCGACCTTTTGAATCTTGGACCGATCCAAGGCAAGATCGTCCATTACCTCTCGGGAGGAGAGAAGAAGAAGGTTGCCTTGGCCGGCGCCCTGGTCCTGGAACCCGAGCTTCTGATCCTCGATGAGCCCTTCACCGGGCTCGATCCCCTTTCCAGGAGGGAGTTGATCGGCCTCCTGAACGATTTAAACAGGTCGAAAGGGATCACCTTTATCATGACCCTTCATGAGGTGGACCTCGTACCGGAGGTCGCGGACATCCTCTACCTGATGCATGGCCACGGAGACCTGGGAGAGAGGGGGACGCCCGAAGAGATCTTCGGGAAGGTGGAGGATTTGGAGAGTTTCAATCTCGAAGTGCCCACTTTGACGAAACTTTTCAAAGGGTTGAAACGAGAGGGCCTCGATTTTGGAGAGCCCCTTAAGATTGAGGAGGCCATTTCGGCGATTAAGAGACATTGGGAAGGACTCCGGAAGTGA
- a CDS encoding energy-coupling factor ABC transporter permease, with product MSHIHLPDGILPVWLWASGFILAILMGFILVRRRNKEVLGRRLPLLGMMAATMVLGASVEIVPIAYHVNLMVVSGILLGPSLIFLATFVVNVILALFGHGGVTVIGLNTLILSIEGIGGYLFFRLLWKMWRRLTPAAFLATFLALCLSTFSMVGVVRLGLSHYEELLHRGEAHGLFEFKLLKGHDDLHGRGEKGEAVHFERFIALLLPLSLIGWCLEGVLTTLILRYLHRLRPDLLKLE from the coding sequence ATGTCCCATATTCATCTTCCCGACGGGATTCTGCCCGTGTGGTTGTGGGCCTCGGGATTTATTCTTGCGATCCTGATGGGATTTATCCTCGTTCGGAGGAGGAACAAGGAGGTGCTCGGCCGGAGGCTTCCCCTGCTGGGGATGATGGCGGCCACGATGGTCCTCGGCGCTTCGGTGGAGATCGTCCCCATCGCCTACCATGTCAATCTGATGGTCGTCTCGGGGATTCTCTTGGGTCCTTCCCTCATCTTCTTGGCGACCTTCGTCGTCAACGTCATTCTGGCCCTTTTTGGCCATGGCGGGGTGACGGTGATCGGGTTGAACACGCTCATCCTCTCGATCGAAGGGATAGGGGGGTACCTCTTCTTTAGACTGTTATGGAAGATGTGGCGAAGGCTCACCCCGGCCGCATTCCTCGCCACCTTTCTCGCCCTCTGCCTATCTACCTTTTCGATGGTCGGCGTGGTGAGGCTTGGCCTTTCTCATTACGAGGAGCTGCTCCATCGAGGCGAGGCCCATGGACTCTTTGAGTTCAAACTCCTCAAAGGACATGACGACCTCCACGGGAGGGGAGAAAAGGGTGAAGCGGTCCATTTCGAACGGTTCATCGCCCTTCTCCTCCCCCTGAGCCTCATCGGGTGGTGCCTGGAGGGAGTCCTCACCACCCTGATCTTGCGATATCTCCATCGGTTGAGGCCGGACCTGTTGAAGCTGGAGTGA
- a CDS encoding transcriptional repressor, with protein MAKEVLKTISSEKRLRMSRPRLFVFEELSASKAPLSPLEVYRGLLKKRRRVGLTSVYRCLDLFESLGIVFRIVEGSSVRYKFCETEQHHHHVVCKGCGEVVDIELCEISDWSKRVAETTGYEVTDHELNFYGFCQACKGPPQAQG; from the coding sequence ATGGCAAAAGAGGTTTTAAAGACGATCTCTTCCGAAAAGAGGTTGAGGATGAGCCGGCCCAGGCTTTTCGTCTTCGAAGAGCTTTCAGCTTCTAAGGCACCGTTGAGCCCACTGGAAGTCTATCGAGGTCTGCTGAAGAAGAGGAGAAGGGTGGGGCTCACCTCGGTCTATCGTTGTCTCGATCTCTTCGAATCCCTCGGCATCGTGTTCCGGATCGTCGAAGGTTCGAGCGTCAGGTATAAATTCTGCGAGACGGAGCAGCACCACCACCACGTCGTCTGCAAAGGATGTGGAGAGGTGGTCGACATCGAACTTTGCGAGATTTCCGACTGGTCGAAGCGGGTGGCCGAAACCACCGGTTATGAGGTGACGGACCACGAACTGAATTTTTATGGATTCTGTCAGGCCTGCAAGGGTCCGCCCCAAGCTCAGGGGTGA
- the gcvT gene encoding glycine cleavage system aminomethyltransferase GcvT, with the protein MGKELKRTPLHAWHKEHGAQMAEFAGWEMPISYPGGIIEEHLATRKYGGLFDISHMGRFLIYGEEAIPFLQQVLTNNVLALEHGMAQYTLIQNEWGEAIDDAYLYRLDMGNLPSESRYLLVVNAANHTRDWNWLIEHKRRFRGVVLEDRSEAMGMIALQGPSTKRVLEKLVIESHSKLPDPWRNRLRVCEIEGVRVAVTISRTGYTGEPICFELFSESEKIRMIWEAILAAGEREGIVPVGLGARDTLRIEAGLPLYGHELGTDQEGKEIPIFAVYSAGLAVSFSPLKGEFIGRAALRRQFEELKARAEGQLLPPREKQAVPRRIVPFAVCGGEGRQAIARPGAEVTIDGRSVGFVTSGTLIPYWHFSDEGILSRPTEDRGMRAIGLAYIDAEFEAGQKVEIRQKGKTFEGAIVEKHLSGEAPPYARPILLSKKTQARGEAERDFRTRAKRLVEKAIDNTRWRQKETINLIPSEQTVSPLVRLLTIMDPSHRYGEHRVVKALGERDIFYYQGTRLIAEVEALLVEEMRRFLGCSEVEVRVISGQMANTAVFSGIVDFLNRFDRKSEPRRIRKVMNHHLGRGGHLSAQPMGALRDFVAIDPLTERPSVVPFPVLKDDPYQIDLVKTEELIDVHKPELIILGKSMVIYREPVREIVRMASTLKPRPIIHYDMAHVLGLIGPYFQEPFEEGADLVTGSTHKTFFGPQRGVIGSNMSEGTPYEDLWEAIVRRVFPGSVSNHHLGTLLGLLMAAYEMNAFKEEYQKAVLSNAKAFARSLREQGIMVEGDPEKGYTETHQVIVRVGYGKGPVVAEQLERNNIIVNYQAAPDDEAFTAASCLRMGVQEMTRFGMKEEDFGQLAELLAEVILYGRSVAEEVVRFRKRFAEVRYCLSESEAKAMVQGLLEAVV; encoded by the coding sequence ATGGGAAAAGAATTGAAACGCACCCCCCTCCATGCTTGGCATAAGGAACACGGGGCGCAGATGGCGGAATTTGCGGGTTGGGAGATGCCCATCTCCTATCCGGGGGGGATCATCGAGGAGCACCTGGCGACCCGGAAATACGGGGGGCTCTTTGATATCTCCCATATGGGGCGCTTCCTGATCTACGGAGAGGAGGCCATCCCTTTTCTTCAGCAGGTCCTGACGAACAACGTCCTGGCCCTGGAGCACGGCATGGCCCAGTACACCTTGATCCAGAACGAATGGGGCGAGGCCATCGACGATGCCTATCTCTACCGGCTCGACATGGGGAACCTTCCCTCGGAGTCGAGATACCTTCTGGTGGTCAACGCCGCCAATCACACGAGGGACTGGAACTGGCTCATCGAACATAAGAGGCGGTTTCGAGGGGTGGTTCTCGAAGATCGGAGCGAAGCGATGGGGATGATTGCCCTCCAGGGTCCCTCGACGAAGAGGGTGCTCGAGAAGCTCGTCATCGAAAGCCATTCGAAGCTTCCCGATCCCTGGAGAAACCGGTTGAGGGTCTGCGAGATCGAGGGGGTTCGGGTGGCGGTCACCATCTCGCGGACCGGATATACGGGAGAGCCGATCTGCTTCGAACTCTTTTCCGAGAGCGAGAAGATCAGGATGATCTGGGAGGCCATCCTTGCCGCGGGAGAGCGAGAGGGGATCGTGCCTGTGGGGTTGGGGGCAAGGGATACCCTGAGGATCGAGGCGGGCCTTCCCCTCTATGGGCACGAACTGGGGACGGACCAGGAGGGGAAAGAGATTCCCATCTTCGCCGTCTATTCGGCGGGTCTGGCCGTCAGCTTCTCTCCCCTGAAGGGGGAGTTCATCGGCAGGGCTGCCCTCCGAAGGCAGTTCGAGGAGTTGAAGGCGAGGGCAGAAGGGCAGCTCCTTCCTCCCCGCGAGAAACAGGCCGTCCCGAGGAGGATCGTCCCCTTCGCGGTCTGTGGTGGGGAGGGCAGACAGGCCATCGCAAGGCCGGGCGCAGAGGTCACGATCGACGGCCGGAGCGTCGGTTTTGTGACCAGCGGGACGCTGATCCCATACTGGCATTTCTCGGACGAGGGGATCCTCTCCAGACCTACGGAAGACAGAGGGATGAGGGCGATCGGATTGGCCTATATCGATGCCGAGTTTGAAGCGGGACAGAAGGTGGAGATCCGACAGAAAGGAAAGACGTTTGAGGGGGCTATCGTGGAGAAACACCTCTCCGGAGAGGCTCCTCCTTATGCCCGTCCCATCCTGCTTTCCAAAAAGACCCAGGCCCGGGGAGAGGCCGAAAGGGATTTCAGAACGCGGGCCAAGCGGTTGGTCGAAAAGGCGATCGACAACACCCGTTGGCGCCAGAAAGAGACGATCAACCTTATCCCCTCGGAGCAGACGGTTTCGCCTCTGGTCAGGCTTCTCACCATCATGGACCCCTCGCACCGCTACGGGGAGCACCGGGTGGTGAAGGCCCTGGGGGAGAGGGACATCTTCTATTACCAAGGGACGAGACTGATCGCAGAGGTGGAAGCCTTGCTCGTTGAGGAGATGCGCCGTTTCCTCGGATGTTCCGAGGTCGAGGTGAGGGTGATCAGCGGCCAGATGGCCAACACCGCCGTCTTCAGCGGCATCGTGGACTTCCTCAATCGGTTCGACCGAAAGAGCGAGCCTCGAAGGATCCGGAAGGTGATGAATCACCATCTCGGGAGAGGAGGGCATCTCAGCGCCCAGCCCATGGGCGCGCTCAGGGATTTCGTCGCCATCGATCCCTTGACCGAGCGGCCTTCGGTCGTCCCTTTTCCCGTGCTGAAGGACGATCCCTATCAGATCGACCTCGTCAAGACGGAGGAGTTGATCGATGTCCATAAACCCGAATTGATCATCCTCGGAAAGAGCATGGTCATTTACCGAGAGCCCGTGAGGGAGATCGTCCGGATGGCCTCAACCCTGAAGCCGAGGCCGATCATCCACTACGATATGGCCCATGTGCTCGGGTTGATCGGGCCCTATTTTCAGGAGCCCTTCGAAGAGGGGGCAGATCTCGTCACCGGGTCGACCCACAAGACCTTCTTCGGTCCCCAGCGGGGAGTGATCGGAAGCAACATGTCCGAAGGGACGCCTTACGAAGACCTCTGGGAGGCCATTGTCCGAAGGGTCTTTCCGGGCAGTGTCAGCAATCACCACCTCGGGACCCTCTTGGGATTGCTCATGGCCGCTTACGAGATGAACGCCTTTAAGGAAGAGTATCAGAAGGCGGTTCTCTCCAATGCGAAGGCCTTTGCGCGGTCCCTGAGGGAACAGGGGATCATGGTGGAGGGCGATCCGGAAAAAGGATACACCGAGACCCATCAGGTGATCGTCCGGGTCGGTTATGGGAAAGGACCTGTCGTGGCCGAGCAGCTGGAGCGGAACAACATCATCGTCAACTACCAGGCCGCCCCTGACGACGAGGCCTTCACTGCGGCCAGCTGTCTGAGGATGGGGGTTCAGGAGATGACCCGTTTCGGGATGAAGGAGGAGGACTTCGGACAATTGGCCGAGTTGTTGGCCGAGGTGATCCTTTATGGTCGGTCGGTGGCCGAGGAGGTGGTCCGGTTCCGGAAGAGATTTGCCGAGGTGAGATACTGTCTTTCGGAGTCGGAAGCCAAAGCGATGGTGCAGGGTCTGCTGGAGGCAGTCGTGTGA
- a CDS encoding secondary thiamine-phosphate synthase enzyme YjbQ: MKSYRKELWFEVPTRRAFINITPEVATCLRESGIREGLVLVNAMHITASVFINDDEPGLHHDFEVWLERLAPHEPVRQYRHNIGEDNADAHLKRQVMGREVVVAVTEGRLDLGPWEQIFYGEFDGRRRKRVLVKIIGE; encoded by the coding sequence ATGAAGTCCTACCGGAAGGAGCTCTGGTTCGAGGTGCCCACGCGGAGGGCCTTTATCAACATCACCCCGGAGGTCGCCACCTGCCTCCGGGAGAGCGGGATTCGCGAAGGGTTGGTCCTCGTCAATGCGATGCACATTACGGCCTCCGTCTTCATCAACGACGACGAGCCCGGCCTTCATCACGATTTCGAGGTCTGGCTTGAGAGGCTGGCGCCTCATGAGCCGGTGAGGCAGTACCGGCACAACATCGGAGAGGACAATGCGGATGCCCATTTGAAGAGGCAGGTGATGGGCAGGGAGGTCGTCGTGGCCGTGACCGAGGGGAGGCTCGATTTGGGCCCCTGGGAGCAGATCTTTTATGGCGAGTTTGATGGAAGGAGGAGGAAGCGGGTCCTGGTGAAGATCATCGGGGAATGA
- a CDS encoding patatin-like phospholipase family protein: protein MESGLEGGCLKKAAEVRKSEMKRFIYFSSGIFLLCLMACTVRETQPPPVVEPLPRPAKIALVLGAGASKGFAHVGVLKVLETNKVPVHLIVGTSVGSVVGSFYAYGLSGFDLQRLSFTIEQKDIVDLVLPENGFIRGDKLEEFVNRTVKHTPMERLKIPFYAVATEIQSGQETVFGKGNTGQAVRASCAIPGVFRPVKIGERFYVDGGVVSPVAVEAARRLGADVVIAVDISASSERTPPTHTIETLLQSITIMYSKLAAIQLSQADVVIRPKVGYIGSADFSKRHEAILEGEKAATEALPKILEILNRLRIERRLE, encoded by the coding sequence ATGGAATCGGGCCTGGAGGGTGGATGTCTTAAAAAGGCCGCGGAGGTGAGGAAATCGGAAATGAAGCGATTCATCTATTTCTCGTCAGGGATATTTCTCCTATGTCTGATGGCCTGCACGGTGAGGGAGACCCAACCTCCCCCGGTGGTCGAACCCCTCCCCAGGCCGGCTAAGATCGCCCTGGTCTTGGGGGCGGGGGCCTCCAAGGGATTTGCCCATGTCGGGGTGCTCAAGGTCCTCGAGACGAACAAGGTCCCCGTCCATCTGATCGTCGGAACGAGCGTGGGCAGTGTGGTCGGAAGTTTCTACGCCTATGGGCTTAGCGGTTTTGACCTCCAAAGGTTGTCCTTTACGATTGAGCAGAAGGATATCGTGGACCTCGTCTTGCCCGAGAACGGGTTCATCCGAGGAGACAAACTGGAAGAGTTCGTCAACCGCACGGTGAAGCATACGCCGATGGAGAGGTTGAAGATCCCTTTTTATGCCGTGGCCACGGAGATCCAGAGCGGTCAGGAGACCGTCTTTGGCAAAGGAAACACCGGCCAGGCGGTGAGGGCCAGCTGTGCCATCCCCGGGGTTTTCAGACCGGTCAAGATCGGGGAAAGATTCTATGTCGATGGCGGGGTGGTCAGCCCCGTGGCCGTTGAGGCGGCCAGGCGACTGGGGGCGGATGTGGTCATCGCCGTGGACATCTCGGCCAGTTCGGAGCGGACCCCCCCTACGCACACGATCGAAACGCTCCTTCAGTCGATCACCATCATGTATTCGAAGCTGGCCGCAATTCAACTGTCGCAGGCCGATGTGGTGATTCGGCCGAAGGTGGGCTACATCGGGTCTGCCGACTTCTCGAAGAGACACGAGGCGATCTTGGAGGGAGAAAAAGCGGCCACCGAGGCCCTTCCGAAGATCCTCGAGATCCTCAACCGACTTCGAATCGAAAGGAGGCTGGAATGA
- the lipA gene encoding lipoyl synthase yields the protein MVKPPWLKKRLPPYPDLLKVKGLLERTALHTVCEEARCPNLGECFSQGTATFLILGEICTRDCGFCAIRHGIPSPPEEDEPERVAQAVAQMGLRYAVITSVTRDDLPDGGASFFARTIEAIRRKDPAIGVEVLIPDFRGDLSSLERVLGASPDVLNHNLETVPRLYPMVRPQADYGRSLCLLNRSKDLSPQILTKSGLMLGLGERPEEVRDVMRDLREAGCDLLTIGQYLQPRIDRLPVRRYLPPEEFERYRQMGMEMGFRAVASGPFVRSSFHASEMLASVGLRFS from the coding sequence ATGGTCAAACCCCCTTGGCTGAAGAAGCGACTTCCTCCCTATCCGGATCTTCTGAAGGTGAAAGGCCTTCTTGAGAGGACCGCTCTTCACACGGTCTGCGAGGAGGCCCGCTGTCCCAACCTCGGCGAATGCTTTTCACAGGGCACCGCCACGTTTTTGATCCTGGGGGAGATCTGCACGAGGGACTGTGGGTTCTGTGCGATTCGTCACGGCATCCCCTCTCCTCCGGAAGAAGACGAGCCCGAGCGGGTTGCCCAGGCCGTGGCCCAGATGGGCCTCCGCTATGCGGTCATCACCTCCGTCACCCGCGACGACCTGCCAGACGGGGGGGCCTCTTTCTTTGCGAGGACGATCGAGGCGATCCGGAGGAAGGACCCTGCCATCGGCGTCGAAGTCCTCATCCCGGATTTTCGGGGAGACCTCTCTTCCCTCGAGCGGGTGCTCGGGGCCTCGCCCGATGTCCTCAATCACAATCTCGAGACCGTCCCCCGGCTTTATCCCATGGTCCGACCGCAGGCCGACTACGGGCGCTCTCTTTGCCTATTGAATCGATCAAAAGACCTCTCTCCTCAAATCCTCACCAAATCGGGCCTCATGCTCGGCCTGGGGGAGAGACCCGAAGAGGTTCGGGACGTGATGAGAGATCTCCGGGAGGCGGGATGCGACCTCCTGACCATCGGCCAGTATCTCCAGCCCCGTATCGACCGTCTCCCCGTTAGGAGGTATCTCCCTCCTGAGGAGTTCGAACGGTATCGACAGATGGGCATGGAGATGGGTTTTCGGGCGGTGGCCTCGGGCCCCTTCGTGAGAAGTTCCTTCCATGCCTCCGAGATGCTCGCATCGGTCGGCCTCCGATTCTCTTAA